The following coding sequences lie in one Campylobacter concisus genomic window:
- a CDS encoding transporter substrate-binding domain-containing protein, whose protein sequence is MKKIFALLLTAFVALCANELKFGTAANYPPFEYIDENNKITGFDIELIDEISKRAGFSYKIINMSFDGLIPALKAGKINGIISAMSATSDRLKSIDFTKPYYLTENLYLKKKGNDALKAKDELAGKRVGVQQGTVQELAANAINGVKVVPSEDTVPLIMGLKVGKFDAVILDSSIGYGFIKKNPELEAFFKEVDGSEGFSIAFDKGKESALIEKINQILDDMKKDGSYEALLKKYDLK, encoded by the coding sequence ATGAAAAAGATCTTTGCTCTTTTACTCACAGCTTTTGTTGCTCTTTGTGCAAACGAGCTAAAATTTGGCACAGCGGCGAACTATCCGCCATTTGAATATATCGATGAAAATAACAAAATAACAGGTTTTGACATTGAGCTGATTGATGAAATTTCAAAGCGTGCAGGCTTTTCATATAAGATCATAAATATGAGTTTTGATGGCCTTATCCCAGCACTTAAAGCTGGCAAAATAAATGGCATAATAAGTGCGATGAGTGCGACTTCAGATAGATTAAAATCGATTGATTTTACAAAGCCATACTATCTAACTGAAAACCTCTACCTAAAGAAAAAAGGCAATGACGCATTAAAAGCTAAAGATGAGCTAGCTGGCAAAAGAGTTGGCGTGCAACAAGGCACCGTCCAAGAGCTAGCAGCAAATGCTATAAATGGCGTAAAAGTAGTGCCTTCAGAAGATACTGTGCCACTTATCATGGGATTAAAAGTTGGCAAATTTGACGCAGTCATCCTTGATAGCTCTATCGGATATGGCTTTATCAAGAAAAATCCAGAACTTGAAGCATTTTTCAAAGAAGTTGATGGTAGCGAGGGCTTTTCAATAGCTTTTGATAAAGGAAAAGAGAGCGCGTTAATAGAGAAAATAAATCAAATTTTAGATGATATGAAAAAAGACGGAAGCTACGAAGCTTTACTTAAAAAATATGATCTAAAATAA
- a CDS encoding molybdopterin-dependent oxidoreductase, protein MKRRDFLRLSALGAVSLQANELGSAEQALFDKKSGLSANKFGAFYVRTIAGRVVETVPFEGDAYPNELNNAVIDYIQNESRVKYPFVRKSFLANPNNPKPELRGKEEFVRVSWDEAIKLSAKILKENFDKYGAEAIYGQVYQWGSLGKVGHSQKTAKRLLNVLGGYVNELGGYSYGAATVIMPHITGFIDPTLAPTKWEAILKNAKTIVFWGTNPVVSNKIAIGVPLHNSYKYYDEIRKKGESGEMKIYSVDVYHNDSAKYFDSKYLEVVPCTDTAMMIGMCNYLFEKGLYSKEFIEKYTVGFDKFKEYMLGTKDGVNKNLAWASKICGVSEQDLAKFSEDLVKNDSVIVSGYAIQRQDHGEMAYWALVTLNAMLGHIGKEGCGFVTNDGMHKNADESFIAPKLAAFEIKVPQKFIDSGLVPKTKGYDMPNSRLIDALLEPGKEITRNGKSYKLPKIRVMFNANGSTFTRHPDANRAIKAMRNVNAIITCEPFWTSTAKFSDIVLPAALEYERTDIEMANSTSEYLFAMKPLVKPFGESKSDFEIARLIAKEWGREEAFSEDKSELEWVKTIYEDAVKKATELGYESMPSFEEFWEKGYFRFDKIDEKKRYFTNYKKFRDDPVANPLKTPSGKIEIYSETVAGFGYDDCPPHAAWLEPFEWLGAKNKKYPIAISGAHSKFRLHSQLNNSVLRNFNEITEREPVLINPKTAEARGIKMGDVVRVFNDRGEILCGAFVTEDVPQNVVIVSEGAWYDPEKPGEKSLCLHGNLNVLTKDVPSSKMSQSNTAHTSLVNVEKFKGVPKRVTAFDAPKIGVMHA, encoded by the coding sequence ATGAAAAGACGAGACTTTTTAAGATTAAGCGCATTAGGCGCGGTTAGCCTTCAAGCAAACGAGCTTGGAAGCGCAGAGCAAGCGTTATTTGACAAGAAAAGCGGACTAAGCGCAAATAAATTTGGCGCATTTTATGTAAGAACTATCGCAGGGCGCGTGGTTGAGACCGTGCCATTTGAGGGCGATGCTTATCCAAACGAGCTAAATAACGCAGTCATTGACTACATCCAAAACGAGAGCAGAGTAAAATATCCATTTGTTAGAAAGAGCTTTTTAGCCAATCCAAACAACCCAAAGCCAGAGCTTCGTGGTAAAGAAGAATTTGTGCGTGTGAGCTGGGACGAGGCTATAAAGCTAAGTGCAAAAATTTTAAAAGAAAATTTTGATAAATACGGCGCTGAAGCGATCTATGGACAGGTTTATCAGTGGGGCAGCCTTGGTAAAGTTGGTCACAGCCAAAAGACCGCAAAGAGGCTACTTAACGTGCTTGGCGGATACGTAAATGAGCTTGGTGGCTACTCATACGGCGCAGCGACTGTCATCATGCCGCACATCACTGGCTTTATTGATCCAACACTAGCGCCAACAAAGTGGGAGGCTATCTTAAAAAATGCCAAAACGATCGTATTTTGGGGCACAAACCCAGTCGTTTCAAATAAGATCGCTATTGGCGTGCCACTTCACAACTCATATAAATACTATGACGAGATCAGAAAAAAGGGCGAAAGTGGCGAGATGAAAATTTATAGCGTCGATGTTTATCACAACGATAGCGCAAAATACTTTGACTCAAAATACCTTGAAGTCGTGCCTTGCACCGATACGGCGATGATGATAGGTATGTGCAACTACCTTTTTGAAAAAGGGCTTTACAGCAAAGAATTTATAGAAAAATACACCGTTGGCTTTGACAAATTTAAAGAGTATATGCTTGGCACAAAAGACGGGGTCAATAAAAACCTAGCTTGGGCAAGCAAAATTTGTGGCGTGAGCGAGCAAGATCTGGCGAAATTTAGCGAGGATCTAGTCAAAAACGACTCAGTCATAGTTAGCGGCTACGCCATCCAAAGGCAAGATCACGGCGAGATGGCGTACTGGGCGCTTGTGACACTAAATGCGATGCTTGGACATATCGGTAAAGAGGGTTGTGGTTTTGTCACAAATGACGGCATGCACAAAAATGCTGATGAGAGCTTCATAGCTCCTAAACTAGCGGCGTTTGAGATAAAGGTGCCTCAAAAATTTATTGATAGCGGACTGGTACCAAAGACAAAGGGCTATGACATGCCAAACTCAAGGCTAATAGACGCACTACTTGAGCCAGGCAAGGAGATAACAAGAAATGGCAAGAGCTATAAACTGCCAAAGATTAGAGTGATGTTTAACGCAAATGGATCGACTTTCACAAGGCATCCTGACGCAAATAGAGCGATAAAAGCTATGCGAAACGTTAATGCTATCATCACTTGCGAGCCGTTTTGGACGAGCACGGCTAAATTTAGCGACATCGTCTTGCCAGCTGCGCTTGAGTACGAGCGAACAGACATCGAGATGGCAAACTCAACGAGCGAGTATCTATTTGCGATGAAGCCACTAGTTAAGCCATTTGGCGAGAGCAAGAGTGACTTCGAGATTGCAAGGCTGATTGCCAAAGAGTGGGGCAGGGAAGAGGCATTTAGCGAGGACAAAAGCGAGCTAGAGTGGGTTAAGACAATATATGAAGATGCCGTTAAAAAGGCTACCGAGCTTGGGTATGAGAGCATGCCTAGCTTTGAGGAATTTTGGGAGAAGGGATACTTTAGATTTGACAAGATCGATGAGAAAAAACGCTACTTTACAAACTACAAGAAATTCCGCGACGATCCAGTGGCAAATCCGCTAAAAACACCATCTGGCAAGATAGAAATTTACTCTGAAACGGTCGCTGGCTTTGGCTATGATGACTGCCCACCGCATGCAGCTTGGCTTGAGCCATTTGAGTGGCTGGGCGCAAAAAATAAAAAGTATCCTATCGCAATCAGCGGTGCGCACTCTAAATTTAGACTTCACTCGCAGCTAAATAACTCTGTACTTCGCAACTTTAATGAGATCACAGAGCGCGAGCCAGTGCTTATAAATCCAAAAACAGCCGAGGCTAGAGGAATAAAGATGGGCGACGTGGTGCGTGTGTTTAATGATAGGGGCGAAATTTTGTGCGGTGCCTTTGTGACTGAGGATGTGCCACAAAATGTCGTAATAGTAAGCGAAGGTGCGTGGTATGACCCTGAAAAACCGGGCGAAAAGAGCCTTTGCTTGCACGGAAATTTAAATGTGCTCACAAAAGACGTGCCATCAAGCAAGATGAGCCAGAGCAACACCGCTCACACAAGCCTTGTGAATGTCGAGAAATTTAAAGGAGTGCCAAAACGTGTAACTGCATTTGACGCACCAAAGATCGGCGTAATGCACGCATAA
- a CDS encoding dynamin family protein, translating to MFNEFINAYKARYFKVFTNDFKGELARLVNDLNDPSLHISEQIKESLNLLIDTLNEPPLIAVIGQFSSGKSTFLNALLGQDILPSGLTPVTAKAVRLKFAKMPLLSVKFINGSESLLASSDLAELNKLGEQISGMTLYAPSEILKEINFIDTPGLNSLRDADTKETKNTLKKVSGAIWLSLANNAAKASELESIKEILKANDLKAICLINQKDKLSEEELKSLLKHARQTYGELFEDIITISSKQALLGITNNDKSLLEASNFNEALKAIKECFLDKSFKENFIKVRAKKIVKLLTNEQEKHLEIYDNARFILDEFSGSLDERLEAIKEEFKPKIALRYSQMSEVIKLAADEVFKLLKPFSKTKFNASKTLLNKEIYKRENFEVISLDSDEVFSKLIYEDVVFNKFFKRYKKDLKELENAITSAFNELYKNLEDKFLIYKSRYENYASFDDQVLAYETKSINTYAGRTYENFLREYETAKFKAIQKVSLFFEKLDIKLASNYENALKLAVYFIKQKIEKTLESHLQMNTPLYIPSAKDVYERMLDAFSLYEFEALMCSNSSFLNKILLDIKSDFNEIYTLKIAMLDGLKARVKEQISKIEEICENSLLLR from the coding sequence ATGTTTAATGAGTTTATAAATGCCTACAAAGCGAGATATTTTAAGGTCTTTACAAATGATTTTAAGGGCGAGCTAGCTAGACTCGTAAATGATCTAAACGATCCTAGTTTGCATATAAGCGAGCAGATAAAAGAGAGCTTAAATTTACTAATAGACACTCTAAATGAACCACCACTAATAGCTGTTATCGGTCAATTTTCAAGTGGAAAATCAACGTTTTTAAACGCACTTCTTGGTCAAGATATCTTGCCATCAGGACTAACTCCAGTCACCGCAAAGGCTGTGAGGCTAAAATTTGCAAAGATGCCACTTCTAAGCGTGAAATTTATAAACGGCAGCGAAAGCCTGCTAGCAAGTAGCGATCTAGCCGAGCTAAATAAGTTAGGCGAGCAGATTTCTGGTATGACGCTTTATGCGCCAAGTGAAATTTTAAAAGAGATAAATTTCATCGACACTCCTGGCCTAAACTCGCTAAGAGATGCTGACACAAAAGAGACAAAAAATACGCTAAAAAAGGTTAGCGGCGCAATATGGCTAAGCCTTGCGAACAACGCCGCAAAGGCAAGCGAGCTTGAAAGTATCAAAGAAATTTTAAAAGCAAATGATCTAAAAGCGATCTGCCTAATCAACCAAAAAGACAAGCTAAGCGAGGAGGAGCTTAAAAGTTTGCTAAAGCACGCTAGGCAAACTTATGGCGAGCTTTTTGAAGATATCATCACTATCTCATCAAAGCAAGCACTCCTTGGCATCACAAATAATGACAAAAGCCTACTTGAAGCTTCAAATTTTAACGAAGCTCTAAAGGCTATTAAAGAGTGCTTTTTAGACAAGAGCTTTAAAGAAAATTTCATAAAAGTAAGGGCAAAAAAGATCGTAAAACTCCTAACCAACGAGCAAGAAAAACATCTAGAAATTTATGATAATGCACGGTTTATTTTAGATGAATTTAGTGGCTCATTAGATGAGAGGCTAGAGGCGATAAAAGAGGAGTTTAAACCAAAGATCGCTTTAAGATATAGTCAAATGAGTGAAGTTATAAAACTTGCTGCCGATGAGGTATTTAAGCTACTTAAGCCATTTTCAAAGACAAAATTTAACGCTTCAAAGACACTTTTAAATAAAGAAATTTACAAGCGTGAAAATTTTGAGGTAATAAGTCTTGATAGCGACGAAGTCTTTTCAAAACTTATCTACGAAGATGTAGTTTTTAATAAATTTTTTAAACGCTACAAAAAAGATCTAAAAGAGCTAGAAAATGCAATAACCTCAGCATTTAATGAGCTTTATAAAAATTTAGAGGATAAATTTTTAATATATAAATCTCGCTATGAAAATTACGCTAGCTTTGATGATCAAGTCTTGGCTTATGAAACAAAATCCATAAACACCTATGCCGGACGGACATATGAAAATTTTTTAAGAGAGTATGAAACTGCCAAATTTAAGGCTATACAAAAGGTCTCTTTGTTTTTTGAAAAGCTTGATATAAAGCTAGCCTCAAACTATGAAAACGCACTCAAACTCGCGGTTTATTTTATAAAACAAAAGATAGAAAAGACTCTAGAGTCGCACCTACAGATGAATACGCCACTTTATATCCCAAGTGCAAAAGACGTCTATGAGCGTATGCTTGATGCGTTTAGCCTTTATGAGTTTGAAGCTTTAATGTGCTCAAATAGCTCGTTTTTAAATAAAATTTTGCTTGATATAAAGAGCGATTTTAATGAAATTTATACTTTAAAAATAGCAATGCTTGATGGCTTAAAAGCAAGAGTTAAAGAGCAAATTTCAAAGATTGAAGAGATTTGTGAAAACTCATTGCTATTAAGATAA
- a CDS encoding M16 family metallopeptidase, which yields MRKILLLFCLVMGLFALQNDKDMLNGELKNGLKYYIKENKFPQKTAIFYLVINSGSTDEKDGEQGLAHFLEHMAFNGSRDFSKNELIKQLESLGVKFGADLNAQTSYDQTSYVLTINVNEKNLQDTFKVFSNWIDGVKIDPKELDKERGVIMEEERQRNTPGYRLYLAQTKDIFEDSIYLKRVPIGDINVIKSVDAKHMQEFYERLYQPRFMSFVAVGDFDKNEIKSLIEKNFSQAKNTNSYIHPEKNISFKNGLNIFNYDSNETGMELVRLSYFDKFSPVVNEADAKRNLKDALIASLINMLYEQKNANNSSNLSTDFIAQTLQAKQKIYSFETNVLGGDFNASLKDMLGVIKGIKEFGFNKDDFEDVKKAFVANVDAKFKRSKTKKSSAYAGQILNMIENGGFVLSDEDEKELSLKLLNEITLEDVNDRFRQILAISDERVRIFSKDGFRLSKDEFLKLFAKAPAYNTSLSGSNNDKSLGNENLEPKEISSRSFDEKNGIYTYKMSNGSQVIFKPLATKKDSVLFAAVSKGGTSNLADPKLGSFAVALTNESGVGKFNNYELSKALNGKIVSYEKGIEALTQGIYGSSSTSDLSSLLAVINLEFNAPRADANVLERIKQRAKDELAKEQNLPEYKFSTEFSKFFYENNKRVAPLETADIDALKLNELKEIIKDKFTNAASYTFVIIGDTDEERLLPLIKKYIATLPKLGEAENFKDDGVRSIKGQHTFKREYQTSKRSDVGINIINSDAKYSFEKAIRLRALSEILKTALREKIREDKGQTYGFSLNAKLSRYPFEHSDMLISFTCDPANTDKIIAEIKQIIASIKSSGVILPKHLEDFKAQSEISIKKDYEKPEFWQKLIISNKIFKTPLYTADEYISAVKAITNDEIKEAAKLYLDEKNMVISINNPK from the coding sequence ATGAGAAAAATTTTGTTGCTTTTTTGTCTAGTAATGGGTCTTTTTGCGCTTCAAAACGATAAAGATATGTTAAATGGAGAGCTAAAAAACGGGCTAAAATACTATATCAAAGAGAATAAATTTCCACAAAAAACAGCTATTTTTTATCTTGTTATAAATTCTGGTTCAACTGATGAAAAAGACGGCGAGCAAGGTCTTGCTCACTTTTTGGAGCACATGGCATTTAATGGCAGCCGCGACTTTAGCAAAAATGAGCTCATTAAACAGCTCGAGAGCCTTGGTGTGAAATTTGGAGCCGATCTAAACGCGCAGACGAGCTACGATCAGACGAGCTATGTCTTAACGATTAATGTAAATGAGAAAAATTTACAAGATACATTTAAGGTCTTTTCGAATTGGATAGATGGCGTTAAAATCGATCCTAAGGAGCTTGATAAAGAGCGTGGCGTCATAATGGAAGAAGAGCGCCAGAGAAATACGCCAGGATATAGGCTTTATTTGGCTCAAACAAAAGATATTTTTGAGGACAGTATCTATCTAAAAAGAGTGCCAATAGGCGATATAAACGTCATCAAAAGCGTAGATGCTAAGCATATGCAAGAATTTTACGAGAGGCTTTATCAGCCAAGATTTATGAGCTTTGTCGCTGTTGGCGACTTTGATAAAAATGAGATAAAAAGCTTAATCGAAAAAAACTTTAGCCAAGCAAAAAATACAAATTCTTACATTCATCCAGAAAAAAATATCAGCTTTAAAAATGGTTTAAATATTTTTAACTATGACTCAAATGAAACTGGAATGGAGCTAGTTAGACTTAGCTATTTTGATAAATTTAGCCCGGTTGTAAATGAAGCTGATGCAAAGAGGAATCTAAAAGATGCACTTATCGCAAGCCTGATAAATATGCTTTATGAGCAAAAAAATGCAAATAATTCATCAAATTTAAGTACTGATTTTATAGCTCAAACACTTCAAGCAAAGCAGAAAATTTATAGTTTTGAAACAAATGTACTTGGAGGCGATTTTAACGCAAGCCTTAAAGATATGCTTGGCGTTATAAAAGGCATTAAAGAGTTTGGCTTTAATAAAGATGATTTTGAAGATGTGAAAAAGGCGTTTGTGGCAAATGTAGATGCAAAATTTAAACGCTCAAAGACTAAAAAGTCAAGCGCTTACGCAGGACAAATTTTAAATATGATAGAAAATGGTGGCTTTGTGTTAAGTGATGAAGATGAAAAAGAGCTTAGTTTAAAGCTATTAAACGAGATTACGCTAGAAGACGTTAATGATAGATTTAGGCAAATTTTGGCCATTTCTGATGAGCGTGTAAGAATTTTTAGCAAAGATGGCTTTAGGCTTAGCAAAGATGAGTTTTTAAAGCTTTTTGCCAAGGCGCCTGCTTATAACACAAGCCTATCTGGTAGCAATAACGACAAGAGTCTAGGCAATGAAAATTTAGAGCCAAAAGAGATAAGCTCAAGAAGCTTTGATGAAAAAAATGGAATTTATACCTACAAAATGTCAAATGGCTCGCAAGTTATCTTTAAGCCACTAGCCACTAAAAAAGATAGCGTTTTGTTTGCAGCCGTCAGCAAAGGAGGCACATCAAATTTGGCTGATCCAAAGCTTGGTAGCTTTGCCGTTGCGCTCACAAATGAAAGCGGTGTTGGTAAATTTAATAACTATGAGCTCTCAAAGGCACTAAATGGAAAGATCGTAAGCTATGAAAAGGGCATAGAAGCGCTCACACAGGGCATTTATGGCTCATCAAGCACAAGCGATCTTAGCTCGCTGCTAGCTGTTATAAATTTAGAATTTAATGCTCCAAGAGCCGATGCAAACGTGCTTGAGAGGATAAAGCAAAGAGCAAAAGATGAGCTAGCTAAAGAGCAAAATTTGCCTGAATATAAATTTAGTACCGAATTTAGCAAGTTTTTTTATGAAAACAATAAACGTGTCGCGCCACTTGAGACGGCTGATATCGATGCGTTAAAGCTAAATGAGCTAAAAGAGATCATCAAAGATAAATTTACAAATGCAGCCTCATATACTTTTGTAATCATCGGCGACACCGACGAAGAGAGGCTTTTACCACTTATTAAAAAGTATATCGCCACCTTGCCAAAGCTTGGCGAAGCTGAAAATTTTAAAGACGATGGCGTGCGAAGTATCAAGGGTCAGCATACATTTAAAAGAGAGTATCAGACCTCAAAAAGAAGCGATGTTGGTATAAACATCATAAATTCTGATGCGAAATATAGTTTTGAAAAAGCGATTAGGTTAAGGGCATTAAGCGAAATTTTAAAAACGGCGCTTCGAGAAAAGATCAGAGAAGATAAGGGCCAAACATATGGCTTTAGCCTAAATGCCAAGCTCTCACGCTATCCTTTTGAGCATTCAGATATGCTAATTAGTTTTACTTGTGATCCCGCAAACACGGACAAGATTATCGCTGAGATAAAGCAGATAATAGCTAGCATCAAGAGTAGTGGCGTGATCTTGCCAAAGCATTTGGAAGATTTTAAGGCACAGAGTGAAATTTCTATAAAAAAAGATTATGAAAAGCCTGAGTTTTGGCAAAAGCTCATCATCTCAAATAAAATTTTTAAAACGCCACTTTATACGGCTGATGAGTACATAAGCGCGGTAAAAGCTATCACAAATGACGAGATCAAAGAGGCAGCTAAGCTATATCTTGATGAGAAAAATATGGTGATAAGCATAAATAATCCAAAGTAG
- a CDS encoding putative quinol monooxygenase, whose translation MIGFYVNVKLKAGCEAKFEEILKEIVLASRKDKGCISYECGMVVGGKNEYCFMEIWEDLTSQKEHMKSAHMVKNAAALEACKESQEVKIVNFVSVKE comes from the coding sequence ATGATTGGATTTTATGTAAATGTAAAGTTAAAAGCTGGATGTGAGGCGAAATTTGAAGAAATTTTAAAAGAGATCGTACTAGCTTCAAGAAAAGATAAAGGCTGCATAAGCTACGAGTGCGGCATGGTTGTGGGTGGTAAAAACGAATACTGCTTTATGGAAATTTGGGAAGATCTTACAAGCCAAAAAGAGCATATGAAAAGCGCTCATATGGTGAAAAACGCAGCTGCACTGGAGGCTTGCAAAGAGAGCCAAGAGGTAAAAATAGTAAATTTTGTAAGCGTAAAGGAATAA
- a CDS encoding dynamin family protein, with protein MDEFLNHAWHLNKIYANTDASVPFYPDLLALLLSCDEKNLDELMALAEFRNILKKLGIGLDIFSIQSAQLATLKALNEAKISSDELITYLQKLRDEKIISHEKFDFLIKFISKNSNQNKAEISNVKPKDHFHKSLDFLNEIDEKASMLDEDKEFLLALKNAKKRSNETLFNIAVSGIINSGKSTLLNALLNKSILGTSNVPETINLTILKHATTSHAKVNFYSPDELEKLGLSSKNLPASSVEISLDEIKNYTSSSSKTANLVKSVELYDDLELLRDNVCIIDTPGIDDAIVLREQITTNFMKECDLLAHLMNVSQSATQKDAIFLKKCLENSHIVRVAIVLTHADELNAKDINETLNYVKKAIGEQINDIKIDYFALSAKAYLDGALNSGVQEFKEYLYDVLFGKDSKKSALILNSYQKELQNILKTKLEATKTEILELKAFGLELEALQNEQANIKNSLNENFTKLERLLETELKKLDDKNAKDIYKMGLEALLQNLNEKIKSEIAYCKSKRENLNLKRLTQIAKTTLCDGVAALMREARNETLVQTKSCEQNIALSFDGFKVSENKIFSINDFLKQMGVELDFSELLDELEAKILSKSEPNEALLSLRQNLLNNKSISQFCEMLAEHEKKLLKERVKAYEMSQKEALNKRLLVLNEKLNELNLQNQSSISKLKQKTSLQDEIYSLLEDIKNV; from the coding sequence ATGGACGAGTTTTTAAATCACGCTTGGCATTTAAATAAAATTTACGCCAATACCGATGCGAGCGTGCCTTTTTACCCAGATCTACTGGCGCTTCTTTTATCTTGTGATGAGAAAAATTTAGATGAGCTTATGGCTCTTGCCGAGTTTAGAAATATCTTAAAAAAGCTAGGCATTGGACTTGATATCTTTAGCATACAAAGTGCCCAGCTAGCCACGCTAAAAGCGTTAAATGAGGCAAAAATTTCAAGTGATGAACTTATAACCTACTTACAAAAGCTACGTGATGAAAAGATAATTAGCCATGAAAAATTTGATTTTTTAATAAAATTTATAAGCAAAAACTCAAATCAAAATAAAGCTGAAATTTCTAATGTAAAGCCAAAAGATCACTTTCACAAGAGCCTAGATTTTCTAAACGAGATAGATGAAAAAGCAAGCATGCTTGATGAAGATAAAGAATTTTTACTAGCTTTGAAAAATGCCAAGAAAAGATCAAATGAAACGCTTTTTAATATCGCAGTAAGCGGTATCATAAACTCTGGCAAATCAACGCTTTTAAATGCACTTTTAAACAAATCCATCCTTGGCACTTCAAATGTGCCTGAGACCATAAATTTAACCATCTTAAAGCACGCAACAACTAGCCATGCAAAGGTAAATTTTTATAGTCCAGATGAGCTAGAAAAGCTTGGACTTTCAAGCAAAAATCTACCAGCTAGTAGCGTAGAGATCAGCCTAGATGAGATAAAAAACTATACATCTTCAAGCTCAAAAACGGCAAATCTCGTAAAAAGCGTTGAGCTTTATGATGACTTGGAGCTTTTAAGAGATAATGTCTGCATTATAGACACTCCTGGCATAGATGATGCGATCGTGTTAAGAGAGCAAATAACTACAAATTTTATGAAAGAGTGCGACCTTTTAGCACATCTCATGAATGTCTCACAAAGTGCAACGCAAAAAGACGCAATATTTTTGAAAAAATGCCTTGAAAACTCGCATATCGTAAGAGTTGCTATCGTGCTAACTCACGCTGATGAGTTAAACGCAAAGGATATTAATGAAACGCTTAACTACGTAAAAAAGGCGATTGGCGAGCAGATAAATGATATTAAGATAGATTATTTTGCCCTTAGCGCGAAAGCTTATCTTGATGGCGCTTTAAATAGTGGCGTGCAGGAGTTTAAAGAGTATCTTTACGATGTGCTTTTTGGCAAAGACTCTAAAAAATCAGCTCTAATTTTAAACTCATATCAAAAAGAATTGCAAAATATTTTAAAAACAAAACTCGAAGCCACAAAGACTGAAATTTTAGAGCTTAAAGCATTTGGTTTAGAGCTAGAAGCTTTGCAAAACGAGCAAGCAAATATCAAAAATTCTCTTAATGAAAATTTCACAAAACTTGAAAGGCTTTTAGAAACCGAGCTAAAAAAACTCGATGATAAAAATGCAAAAGATATCTATAAAATGGGGCTTGAAGCACTACTACAAAATCTAAATGAAAAGATTAAGAGTGAAATCGCTTACTGTAAAAGTAAAAGAGAAAATTTAAATCTAAAACGTCTTACACAAATAGCAAAAACTACACTTTGTGACGGAGTTGCGGCACTTATGAGAGAGGCCAGAAATGAAACTTTGGTGCAGACAAAGTCATGCGAGCAAAATATTGCTTTAAGCTTTGATGGCTTTAAGGTGAGTGAAAATAAAATTTTTAGTATAAATGACTTTTTAAAGCAAATGGGCGTAGAGCTTGATTTTAGCGAGCTTTTAGATGAGCTTGAAGCTAAAATTTTAAGCAAAAGCGAGCCAAATGAGGCACTTTTAAGTTTAAGACAAAATTTACTTAACAATAAAAGCATATCGCAGTTTTGTGAGATGCTAGCAGAACACGAAAAAAAGCTGCTAAAAGAGCGAGTAAAGGCTTATGAGATGAGCCAAAAAGAGGCTTTAAATAAAAGGCTTTTAGTGCTCAATGAAAAACTTAATGAGCTAAATTTACAAAATCAAAGCTCAATTTCAAAGCTTAAACAAAAGACCTCCTTGCAAGATGAAATTTACTCACTTTTAGAGGATATTAAAAATGTTTAA